The following coding sequences lie in one Oceanicola sp. 502str15 genomic window:
- a CDS encoding RNA-binding protein → MTRGGRAAHKGEMPERKCIATGEVRPISHLVRFVVGPTGEIVPDISGKLPGRGIWVSPSREALEKAVKKKLFARAAKAPVEVPEGLVDLVEQLLVKRVTDGIALARKSGRAVAGYEKVKGWLLIEEAALLIQAMDGSERGKSKLSSPPGKGTFVGCLSANEIGLAFGREHVIHAALASGGLTKRVVEDAAKLGALREGSGDSPRKGQTSHER, encoded by the coding sequence CTGACACGCGGTGGACGTGCAGCACACAAGGGCGAAATGCCCGAACGCAAGTGTATTGCCACGGGAGAGGTGCGCCCTATATCTCACCTCGTCCGTTTCGTCGTGGGGCCCACCGGCGAGATTGTTCCCGACATTTCCGGCAAGCTTCCGGGCCGCGGCATCTGGGTTTCTCCCAGCCGCGAGGCGCTTGAAAAGGCAGTAAAGAAAAAGCTCTTCGCCCGGGCCGCCAAGGCGCCGGTCGAAGTGCCCGAGGGCCTCGTGGACCTCGTCGAGCAGCTGCTGGTCAAGCGGGTCACGGACGGCATCGCACTCGCCCGCAAGTCGGGCCGTGCGGTGGCAGGATACGAAAAGGTCAAAGGCTGGCTTCTCATCGAAGAGGCCGCCCTGCTGATCCAGGCCATGGACGGCTCCGAACGCGGCAAGTCGAAACTCAGCTCGCCGCCCGGAAAAGGCACCTTCGTAGGGTGCCTGAGCGCCAACGAAATCGGTTTGGCATTCGGCAGGGAACATGTGATACACGCCGCTCTTGCGTCTGGTGGACTCACGAAGCGTGTTGTAGAAGACGCCGCAAAGCTTGGCGCTTTGCGCGAAGGAAGCGGGGATTCTCCCCGGAAAGGACAAACATCGCATGAGCGATAG